From the genome of Myxocyprinus asiaticus isolate MX2 ecotype Aquarium Trade chromosome 39, UBuf_Myxa_2, whole genome shotgun sequence:
TCTGCAACAGAGCAGACTAATCATCAAAAAGCTTTATGTTTCATGGATGGTACATCTACATTTCTGTTACTGAGCTGAGACTACAGCCAATATCTATACGTGTGATATAGCCTATATACCCTATAATTGAGTTTGCTCAACAGTCTGTGAGTTTGTGTATTTTAACTCTCTCAACCTAACCCAGACAGCATTTTTGACATCATCATTATataatgcccaaaaatgctgattGAAAAGTATCTACAatgcccaaaatgctgtctagctaTGCTACTCACTAAGTTTAGAGGCACAGTCTTTCTCTTTTGCGCAATGAAAGGACTACTGTGATGAATTTAGATCAATCAGGCCTCAATGAAGACGCTACAAAACACAAAAGATATGCAGTCTAAATGCACATCTAATCTCAGTTTCAGAGCGTATATGAATGATGCATTTGTGGTTTTGTATATGATGGCTCTGATAGGCCTCTGTATGCACTTAACAACATTtagttttaaaacaacaaaaagacagcagaaggaaacaaacaaaatcaCACCTTATTTGGGTCTCCTTCGGTCTTGTCTTGCAAATGCCGGTGTAAATCCTGGAATATTATAGTTTAGCGTGTTATTTGTTAGGcagttttttttggttttttttgtgcagacaaccgtgtgtgtgtgtgtgtgtgtgtattttcattACACATACAGTCACCAGTGCACGAACGCCGGACTTCCGGAAACCAACAGCGAgtgtgatttcaaaataaaagtacccAACACTgggtgaggtaaaaaaaaaaaaaaaaaaaaaaaaatatatatatatatatatatatatatatatatatatatatatatatatatatatatatatatatatatatgaatgaaatATACAGAAAAATGAAATCTGAACTGACATTCGTTTTAAACTTAACCCTCGTgcaacaatttaaaaaagttactcagaggtcctaagaggacaaaaatgtcagtgtcaaaaaactgccataataatattatatattaatattattttccactttcaattagtgaattttttaaccaacatcagtcctgatcataactaccaaatattcattcattttcaggattttaaccctttaaatgccagtttgtttacataatgtcactgttattttttacacacacacacacacacacacacacacacacacacacacacacacacacacacacacacacacacacacacatacttctcaatacacacatataaaacacactctgacatccgtaccaacacacccacacaattttagctacatcatttattcaattggcctgcagtgctctataataaaGCAAACAGgttccataggctaaacatgagaaaatggtgccatctggtggaaaatattaaaatgtttaattttgaagccagatatcggcattggccattaaaaaacctatATCGGCGGTTGACCACTAACCAACATTATAGTCTGTATCAACAAACTTtacatatctagtttaatcagacttttgtaccacacaaaataaaaaaatcaaagtctACTTTTTCCCAACCATCTAAgcccagttattttttgtaataaatgtttttgttcaacaGCACTTTTCAAACAAAGCATAAAGTCCAACcctataaagcctaacatatgaaataatagtcagacaatttcattttttaaaacttatttaaaatgatttttctaTAAAACAATGAAGCTATAAGCAAGCACATGTTgctttaattcaataaatactaattttgaaatatcagtaacaatataaacgttATTGATAATTTGAATTTATCAGAATCATCAATGATTTCACATCAAAAAATGAGTGCATCACAATATGAAGGTGGCcattttgtaaattatattacaaggtcttctacttccagaagaacatggaaactttcaccaggaggcaggAGACATCTAGTGCATTGCATACATCAGGTTTTCAGCAAAGTTTTGATCATGTTGTTGATGTAGAGGATTGTATtgagtcatgtatcaaatatgatatgcgcggcattatagggttaaagagtggctcaaaaattTTATTAGcaacaagaaagaaaaagggtcctataagagggctagGGACCCTCATAGTGTCATGTCCCTATTGAAGGGGGCTTttataagctgtggggcccacatattcaagagtatataaacatttgttttcaaagttgatgggccgcgagaccttgcagcccagaGCCCTGGCCCTGGGCACTGGCACGATTGGCCCAGTCTGTAATACACCTATGCTAAGCAGTCATTTGAtgttattcttaaaataaataaaaaatttaaaaaataaaacacacacacactaaaaaaaacTTTGTCCTCTTAGAAAATTCATGAAAAGGAtagtttgaaaaattattttatcatttactcaccctaatgccatccaagatgtgtatgactttctttcttctgatgaacacaaattaagatttttagaatatttcagctctgtaggtccaaacaatgcaagtgaatggtggtcagaactctgaatcacataaaaatacataaagccaacattaaagtaatctataggactccagtggttaaatccatgtcttcagaagtgaaatgataggtgtggatgagaaacagatcaatacatgtctttttgttactataaattctctcccctgcccagtagggggcgacaAAGGAAgaagaatgtagaagtgaaagtgaaagtggagatttagagtaaataaattataaatattgatctgtttctcacacatacctatcacatcacttctgaagacatggatttaaccactggagccttgtGGAcacattttatgctgcctttatgtgcttcttggagattcaaagttttggtcaccattcagttgcattgtatggacctacagagtttaaatattcttctaaaaatcttcgtttgtgttctgcagaagaaagaaagtcatacacatctgggatggcatgagggtgaataaatgatgagagaattttcatttttgggtgaactattcctaagaTGAAATATTTCTGTGTAGTATGTACTAAAGTTTGTGTCAAATTCAAAATAGTACAGGCTATACCTCCCTCTATTGGCTGAACAATAACCTGTATCAGCACCCAATCACTGCGGCACAAGATTTATAATTAAAgagaatttaaataaaatgttataaaactataaaacagCAACACAAAGTAATATTGTGTGTTGGCAGCACAGAATTTggttaaaagttaataaagtcaataaaataaacaatgtgtAAAATATGGAAAGAAACCAAAACTATAAAGAACATAAATAAATCGTAAACATTTTATAGGAAACTAAtaatgagatttaaaaaaaaaaaaaataataataatttttaaaaagtagaaaatattttaaatcgtTCAAACATATTGCTCAACGGCAGATGGCGCTAGTTCTCTTTGAACGTTCATTGACAAACGCAGAAGAAGACTAAAAGACTGACGTAGATTGAGCGGAAGTGTTTTTTTCACTGCCCACGTGTCGCTCTTCCTTTCCGCCTGCTCGAGTGCGGCAGACGCACACACGCTTACAAGGTAACAAACAAAAACCTCTTTAAAAGAGTTGATATCCCCTCCATGTTCCTCAAAATACACATACCACACAGTTAAGAGTTCTTTCCCATATGTTGCCATCTTTTGTCATGTAAAATCTTTCAGAAGAGGATTTTTGAATATTTTCCTCAAGCGGTCGATGAATTCGATTCATCTCCATCAGAAAAGACGATCCCGGTCCCACGCCACTCACATAACAATCGTATAAAAGCGAATAGAATATgttgatttattgttattataccCGTCACCGTATTGTAGTTAAATGATTGTAATTTGATTCACCTCTCATGACTTGCTTcgaataaaatgtgttatttttattaatgtctTAAATTTTGGCTGTACTTTTTAGGTTAAGGCTGAAGCCATGTTAAATAAAACTATTTCTTATGATTTTACAAGTTTGACAACGTGAATTCTGATAGGTAAACTAAGACTCaccctcatttattttattatatattttctctGATAGATGGCTGAAGATTGGGAGGCTGCACCGGCTGTTGCCGAGACCCCAGAAATCAAACTCTTTGGCAAATGGAGCACAGATGATGTGCAAATCAATGACATCTCCCTGCAGGTATGATCAGCAGTCCACATCTGTTTATTTTCTTGCTTGATGCTGGTTTTATGTCAGAGACTCATCACTGGGATTTCGTTACAAGGGAGTTTGATCATTCGGGCACAATACATTTTTGGTTTGAATTTCACAAAACCTATTAAGACCATGTCGTAGTTgaatttcatcccaaaatcaaaagaagtgaATTAgatgttgctttaaaaaaatgcattatcattttgatgcattattattgtttgtgcagtgtcagattaaaaaaaaaacaaaaaaaaaaaacacacacacactcagtaccttagaggacaaaaatgtcagcgtcaaaactgccataaaaatattattttccactttcactgacttagattttttaacctgATAATTACCAAATATTCTTTCATTtttaggattttaaccctttaaatgccagtttgcttACATAatcccactgttgttttttacacccAAATTTCTCAGtacacaaatacaaaatacacacacacaattttagctgcatcatttattcaattggcctgcagtgttctataatacaaaaaaacagaaaataggaaaaaagcatgtacaggtgcatctcaataaattagaatgtcgtggaaaagttcatttatttcagtaattcaactcaaattgtgaaactcgtgtattaaataaattcaatgcacacagactgaagtagtttaagtcttggttcttttaattgtgatgattttggctcacatttaacaaaaacccaccaattcactatctcaaaaaattagaatacatcataagaccaataaaaaaaaacatttttagtgaattgttggccttctggaaagtatgttcatttactgtatatgtactcaatacttggtaggggctccttttgctttaattactgcctcaattcggcgtggcatggaggtgatcagtttgtggcactgccgaggtggtatggaagcccaggtttctttgacagtggccttcagctcatctgcattttttggtctcttgtttctcattttcctcttgacaataccccatagattctctatggggttcaggtctggtgagtttgctggccagtcaagcacaccaacaccatggtcatttaaccaacttttggtgcttttggcagtgtgggcaggtgccaaatcctgctggaaaatgaaatcagtatctttaaaaagctggtcagcagaaggaagcatgaagtgctccaaaatttcttggtaaacgggtgcagtgactttggttttcaaaaaacacaatggaccaacaccagcagatgacattgcaccccaaatcatcacagactgtggaaacttaacactggccttcaagcaacttgggctatgagcttctccacccttcctccacactctaggaccttggtttccaaatgaaatacaaaacttgctctcatctgaaaagaggactttggaccactgggcaacagtccagtttttcttctccttagcccaggtaagacgcctctgatgttgtctgtggttcaggagtggcttaacaagaggaatacaacaactgtagccaaattccttgacatgtctgtgtgtggttgatgcctcgaccccagcctcagtccatttcttgtgaagttcacccaaattcttgaatcgattttgcttgacagtcctcataaggctgcggttctctcggttggttgtgcatctttttcttccacactttttccttccacttaactttctgtttacatgcttggatacagcactctgtgcacagccagcttctttggcagtgaatgtttgtggcttaccctccttgtgaagggtgtcaatgattgtcttctggacaactgtcagatcagcagtcttccccatgattgtgtagcctagtgaaccaaactgagagaccattttgaaggctcaggaaacctttgcaggtgttttgagttgattagctgattggcatgtcaccatattctaattttttgagatagtgaattggtgggtttttgttaaatgtgagccaaaatcatcacaattaaaagaaccaaagacttaaactacttcagtctgtgtgcattgaatttatttaatacacgagtttcacaatttgagttgaattactgaaataaatgaacttttccacgacattctaatttattgagatgcacctgtatttgctccataggctaaacatgagaaaaatgatgccatctggtggaaaatataaaaaattacaattttgaagcctgggctccggaatgaaagcataatatcatagaattcatgattttatgctttaatggccctgggatcaaatattgcaattttaatgggtttcaatgaggacatttttgtcctgaaggtcctgagcgtaactattttgtgtacacggtGTATTaaagatgtattataggaactgaggttgaaattaAAAAATTcccttggcaaaatgtatgccctTGGCAtgaacacagccaaaatgattgaaacaattttttttattgaaaaaggcAAAAATGTCCCTGaagtcacacaagggttaaattgtATTGTGcattatggtagtatttgttgtactgccagTAATTTAAGCTGTTAAATtcattatagtatatttttattatgaatGTATGATACTACAATAATGACAGATTACCATTGGGAAATATGTGAATTACACAACATTACTTGATGCATTATGGTAATGTGAATTACAGGTACctgaacatgtttttttgtgctttttatcAATTTGCCATTTATTTGCCCAACATTCAGATCAACATGTCTCTGTTGACAGGACTACATTGCTGTAAAAGAGAAATATGCCAAGTACCTCCCCCACTCCAGCGGCAGGTACGCAGCCAAGCGTTTCCGTAAGGCTCAGTGTCCCATTGTGGAGCGTGTCACAAACTCCATGATGATGCATGGACGCAACAATGGCAAGAAACTGCTCACCGTCCGCATCGTAAAACACGCCTTTGAGATCATCCACCTGCTCACTGGTGAGGTGAGAACAACTTTTTAACATTTGGAGCACTGCCATAGACCTAGTTTACATTGACACATGGGAGATAATTTAAAAAGacggttcaccccaaaatgaaaaaatctttcattttctccgcttcatgtcatttcaaatccATTTGACTAACCTGTGGAACAccaaacattcactttcattgcatctctttatccatacaatgaaaatgaatggagactgagactGGCAATACTACCTAACATCTAATTTCTTGTTcccaaaaaaataaagtcatatgggttgggaACAGCATGAGGTTGAATGACAATTGTCATTTATATTCCTTGAAAACCCTGAGGATTGTGAAACAGACAGATGTGACCATTATTGGAGACATTTTATCTAAGCAGCTGCTCCAAGAAATTCAATCTATTTACCTTGCCTAATGAAGTCAAGACTGTCTTAAATTGGACTAAGGTCATCTTTCCTCCTCGCTCAGAACCCCTTGCAGATCCTGGTGAACGCCATCATCAACAGCGGCCCTCGTGAGGACTCCACTCGTATCGGACGTGCTGGAACCGTGAGGAGACAGGCTGTTGACGTGTCCCCTCTGCGCAGGGTCAACCAGGTCTGATTGTTCAACCTAAGagacatatttttctttttctaaagtTAGAAAAGTTTGTTGGAGTCCAAGATGCTTTATTAAGCCTCTTACTAAGTTGATAATTCACAGCAAAACTGAGAAGGTTTTGGTCATATTTGTGATAGTGTATGCTTATGTGTTCTGTTTTGGTTTTAGGCCATCTGGctgctctgcactggtgcaagAGAAGCTGCTTTCAGGAACATCAAGACCATTGCAGAGTGTCTTGCTGATGAGCTCATCAATGCTGCCAAGGTGAGATGGCTAGAGCAGTTTGCTAATATTGCCAACACAAGCAGAGTAATTGATCATCCTCTGTGAATCTTGTGTTTTTTGCTACATGATAATTGCTAAATTACTAAGTGGTTCTTTAATTTTATTGTAGGGTTCCTCCAACTCTTATGCCATCAAAAAGAAGGATGAGCTGGAGAGAGTGGCCAAATCTAACCgctaatatacattttttataaattggATCACAATAAAGGAGTGGAACTTATGATTgtcccttgtgtttattttgcaaagGAAAAGTCGATGTTTAATCTAAGTAAAACAGTCATTGTGCTGATGTCACCTGCGTTAAGAGCAGTGGTCTTGTACAGTGTGCCTGTGGACATACAGTAGGGCTATGTCTGGAATTAAATgcagtgaaaaagtatttgcccccttcctgattttcaaacgagatataaaacGAAGGCAACCtgattaaacacaaaatacagttttcaaatatatattttttttattgaagcaaaaaagttatccaacacctatatcacccatgtgaaaaactaactgcacCCTTAAACTTAtaactggttgtgccaccttgagcagcaacaactgcaaccaaacgcttctgataactggagatcagtctttgaCAACGGTGTGTTTGAATTTTGGCCTAcactttgcagaactgctttagttgagccacattggagggtttgagcattaACTGCCTGGTTaagttcctgccacagcatctcagtcgggttcaagtcaagACTTttactaggccactccaaaactttaatttagcttcttttgagccattcagatgtGGTCTTACTCCTATGCTTAGGataattgtcttgctgcataatccagttgcacttgagcttcaactcatggactgatgaaaagatgttctcctttagggttttctggtagagagcagaattcatgtttccctcaattattgcaagttgccctggccctgaagcagcaaagcatttcCTC
Proteins encoded in this window:
- the LOC127429789 gene encoding 40S ribosomal protein S5, with amino-acid sequence MAEDWEAAPAVAETPEIKLFGKWSTDDVQINDISLQDYIAVKEKYAKYLPHSSGRYAAKRFRKAQCPIVERVTNSMMMHGRNNGKKLLTVRIVKHAFEIIHLLTGENPLQILVNAIINSGPREDSTRIGRAGTVRRQAVDVSPLRRVNQAIWLLCTGAREAAFRNIKTIAECLADELINAAKGSSNSYAIKKKDELERVAKSNR